A part of Neoarius graeffei isolate fNeoGra1 chromosome 22, fNeoGra1.pri, whole genome shotgun sequence genomic DNA contains:
- the si:ch211-256m1.8 gene encoding uncharacterized protein si:ch211-256m1.8 — protein MESAIVALSLEDCAAPVDLANTLNAVRLGGGNSQCLRYYDKVVNMVVFKDGVTGMLFEHSALDGMVAGLMVGRVWKFSESLTVEHIGGSDNSVSHPKPLQFPLGGIKLLDQSLYPLSEASNPIVTFEVSSYPDVFTTLRDHRGLYDAWINFALQLSLRQTLGESADKYIIVTPTHMRHYKHGRCDPTYSVTMLSRQLVTVLGSCIGPDNIPRHTKELLQQFHLAFMEHKKHIKATKSGSGVGPHLAVLRNGMSQDNPLKKFLDIFGCPSIYLTGSDLMDGVECAVGNVYATNQLAVTYLGKKDKVRLVLNAKGTFAGILGKLKQCLELNINLVMLLAVKYAIARQMGAIECLLGTEKETNGIAADDFTNGWNKVVDKQSPDSTLTGKPDFTLVIHGGAGEEMMLSNKVVGVIEFALHTALTLGVRVLSHGGSSLDAVQRSVAALEDCFLFNAGKGSAYNQNGQHEMEATIVDGHKKNSGSVACLYNVKNPVKAARLVMEKSDHALLTGDGAQEFLKGISEKEKPMKTDYFHTDIRYKELAMKLSGNTNNHPQTVGAVALDCWGKLAAATSTGGLSGKWKGRVGDTAIVGAGIYADDKLAVTCSGDGDAFLCQTVAHKVASLYNLKGYNLRQACREVIYEVLDTKCAGIIAVDHKGEAVVETNAGVMFVASMNSGVARAEVFRPMMNFANVIWETDELIAYLHAEPWTPGTTILTRKALNGPRSIFQLTVPDYVAMLLGAQTVANLLCEKLGVYRCALVFRPQIDKPALIKILPLYGLEPNWKAYLAREEEFHIHDPGYCSSKSGPRCEDAILDQVQAKIRAQLPTPNAPSYCDFHGDPSHGGLFSRIVRGEEQHWRVWEDDQHVSFLTPFPNAPGLTVVVPRRPLSSDIFRLDKNDYTALILAARKVAQLLEEGMGATGVALIFEGLEINYAHVKLIPIVTKSGEMPPTVPPQFCPIYPGYVTSVDGPPASADALKEIHTKITKITPPRTWETPQSHSILAIKSHWYRNLFQIQNTVFHSTVDYFSNKCKYSYALTPITTDTISSPMGLGSDSEPVFVNMLGQDVYLADSMQFVLEYFLRFQEGLPGTYYVSPSFRGEDPDATHLNQFYHVECELLGDMDAAISIAEGYVVHLTKAMLKNHSKMILSTAGRLSHAQDLVKKMEKPLPRVTLEQAIPMMPSSDCIEWVQEGQSQFGRKLTRKGELVLIEKYGGAVWLTEMDHLSVPFYQAYVEGSSETKAKAADLLLGLGETVGLGERHSTPEMVQEALRHHAVPEESYKWYINMRKTIPLLTSGWGMGTERYLCWLLHHNDVRDMQIIPRMKAKKYMP, from the coding sequence GTGGTAAACATGGTGGTGTTCAAGGATGGTGTAACTGGCATGCTGTTTGAACACAGTGCCCTGGATGGCATGGTGGCTGGCCTCATGGTTGGACGCGTATGGAAATTTTCAGAGTCCCTAACTGTAGAGCATATAGGGGGATCAGATAATTCTGTTTCCCACCCAAAACCTCTTCAGTTCCCACTAGGAGGCATTAAACTGCTAGATCAATCTCTTTACCCCCTTTCAGAAGCAAGTAACCCTATTGTTACCTTTGAAGTTTCATCTTACCCAGATGTTTTCACCACTCTAAGGGATCACAGAGGTTTATATGATGCATGGATCAATTTTGCATTGCAGCTCTCTCTAAGGCAAACTCTTGGAGAATCAGCTGACAAATACATTATTGTGACCCCTACTCATATGCGACACTACAAACACGGTCGCTGTGATCCGACATATTCAGTCACAATGCTGTCTCGTCAGCTAGTTACAGTGCTGGGGTCTTGCATCGGGCCAGACAATATCCCTCGCCATACCAAAGAGCTCCTTCAACAATTCCACTTAGCATTCATGGAGCACAAAAAACATATCAAAGCCACTAAAAGTGGTAGTGGTGTAGGGCCTCATTTAGCTGTCTTGCGCAATGGTATGTCTCAAGATAACCCGCTTAAGAAATTTCTAGATATTTTTGGATGCCCCTCCATCTACCTGACTGGATCAGATCTGATGGATGGTGTTGAATGTGCTGTTGGGAACGTTTATGCAACAAATCAGCTAGCTGTTACGTACCTCGGCAAGAAGGACAAGGTCCGTCTGGTGCTGAATGCAAAGGGAACATTTGCTGGGATCTTAGGAAAACTCAAACAGTGTCTTGAACTAAACATAAATTTAGTGATGCTTCTGGCAGTAAAGTATGCAATTGCCAGGCAGATGGGAGCCATTGAATGCCTTCTGggaacagagaaagaaacaaatggTATTGCAGCAGATGATTTCACAAATGGATGGAATAAAGTGGTAGACAAACAGTCCCCAGACTCTACTCTCACAGGAAAGCCAGATTTCACCCTGGTAATTCATGGTGGAGCAGGGGAGGAAATGATGTTGAGCAATAAGGTGGTTGGGGTTATTGAATTTGCCCTTCATACAGCCCTTACACTGGGAGTGCGAGTGCTAAGccatggaggcagcagtctggatGCAGTGCAGCGAAGTGTTGCTGCTTTAGAAGACTGTTTCTTATTTAATGCAGGCAAGGGTTCTGCATACAACCAAAATGGCCAGCATGAGATGGAGGCTACTATTGTGGATGGACACAAAAAGAACTCTGGATCAGTAGCTTGCTTGTACAATGTAAAGAACCCAGTAAAAGCAGCCCGTCTTGTCATGGAGAAGAGTGACCATGCATTACTAACAGGAGATGGAGCTCAGGAGTTTTTGAAGGGTATTTCAGAAAAAGAAAAGCCAATGAAAACAGACTACTTTCACACTGATATCAGATACAAAGAACTTGCAATGAAACTCAGTGGAAATACAAACAACCATCCTCAAACTGTAGGTGCAGTTGCTCTGGATTGTTGGGGCAAGCTAGCAGCAGCCACATCCACAGGAGGGTTATCAGGCAAGTGGAAAGGTAGAGTTGGAGACACAGCAATTGTCGGGGCTGGGATATATGCTGATGATAAACTAGCGGTGACATGCTCTGGTGATGGTGATGCATTCTTATGTCAGACAGTTGCTCATAAAGTAGCTAGTCTCTACAACCTCAAAGGGTACAATCTAAGACAAGCCTGTCGAGAAGTGATTTATGAGGTTCTGGATACAAAATGTGCAGGAATCAttgctgttgatcacaaaggtgaAGCTGTAGTCGAAACAAATGCTGGGGTAATGTTTGTTGCATCAATGAACAGTGGTGTTGCTCGAGCTGAAGTTTTCAGACCCATGATGAACTTTGCAAATGTGATTTGGGAAACTGATGAGCTCATAGCTTATTTGCATGCTGAACCATGGACCCCAGGAACAACCATTCTCACTCGAAAGGCCTTAAATGGACCAAGGAGCATTTTTCAGTTAACTGTGCCTGACTATGTGGCAATGTTATTAGGGGCACAAACAGTTGCTAACTTGCTTTGTGAGAAACTAGGAGTGTAccgctgtgcccttgtgtttagaCCCCAAATAGACAAGCCTGCTCTTATCAAAATCCTACCTCTTTATGGCCTAGAACCCAACTGGAAGGCTTACCTTGCCAGGGAAGAGGAATTCCACATACATGACCCTGGTTATTGCAGTTCAAAGAGTGGTCCACGTTGTGAGGATGCAATCCTTGACCAAGTCCAGGCAAAGATCAGAGCTCAGCTCCCAACCCCCAATGCTCCATCTTACTGTGATTTCCATGGAGATCCATCTCACGGTGGACTTTTTTCACGCATTGTGAGAGGGGAGGAACAACACTGGCGTGTCTGGGAAGATGATCAACATGTATCCTTTCTTACCCCATTCCCTAATGCACCTGGCCTTACTGTTGTGGTGCCAAGACGACCGCTATCAAGTGACATCTTCCGGCTAGACAAGAATGACTACACAGCCCTCATCTTGGCTGCACGGAAAGTAGCTCAACTTCTGGAAGAGGGAATGGGTGCTACAGGTGTGGCCCTCATATTTGAGGGTTTGGAAATCAACTATGCTCATGTCAAGTTAATTCCAATTGTCACAAAATCAGGTGAAATGCCTCCCACTGTGCCTCCTCAGTTCTGCCCAATCTATCCCGGATATGTCACATCTGTCGATGGTCCTCCAGCAAGTGCAGATGCTCTTAAGGAGATCCACACCAAAATTACAAAGATAACACCACCTCGCACTTGGGAAACACCTCAAAGCCACTCCATATTAGCCATCAAGAGCCACTGGTACCGCAATCTCTTTCAGATCCAAAATACTGTCTTCCACAGTACGGTTGATTACTTCAGTAACAAATGTAAGTACTCCTATGCTCTGACACCAATCACAACTGACACCATTTCTTCACCAATGGGCTTAGGATCTGATTCTGAGCCTGTATTTGTCAATATGCTAGGCCAAGATGTGTACTTGGCTGATTCCATGCAGTTTGTGCTAGAATACTTCTTACGATTTCAAGAGGGGCTTCCAGGTACCTACTATGTGTCTCCCAGTTTTCGAGGAGAGGACCCTGATGCTACTCATCTGAATCAGTTCTACCATGTTGAGTGTGAGCTGCTTGGTGACATGGATGCAGCTATAAGCATAGCAGAAGGCTATGTGGTCCATTTGACTAAAGCAATGTTAAAAAATCACTCAAAGATGATCCTAAGTACAGCAGGCAGGCTGTCTCATGCACAGGATCTGGTGAAGAAGATGGAGAAACCACTCCCAAGAGTGACTCTGGAGCAAGCCATTCCAATGATGCCATCTTCTGACTGTATTGAATGGGTACAAGAGGGGCAGTCTCAGTTTGGTAGAAAGCTTACTCGCAAAGGAGAATTAGTCTTGATTGAAAAGTATGGTGGTGCTGTTTGGTTGACAGAAATGGATCACCTCAGTGTGCCCTTCTACCAAGCTTATGTTGAAGGGTCTAGTGAAACCAAAGCAAAAGCAGCCGATTTGCTCTTGGGGTTGGGGGAGACGGTAGGGCTTGGGGAACGACACTCCACCCCTGAGATGGTACAAGAAGCCTTACGACACCATGCTGTGCCAGAGGAATCATACAAATGGTACATCAATATGAGGAAAACCATACCTTTGTTGACAAGTGGCTGGGGTATGGGTACAGAAAGATACCTGTGTTGGTTGCTCCATCACAATGATGTTAGAGACATGCAGATCATCCCCAGAATGAAAGCCAAGAAATACATGCcttaa